In the Endozoicomonas sp. SCSIO W0465 genome, AACGGAACTGGCTAAAAGATCACTGTCGCAAGGAGGTTTGATATCCGATTCGGTGACTGTGCTGTCAATAGCCACAGTGCGCCCTTTTTCAATACCCTGATCTTTAGCGGTCATTAGCTGACAGTTATTAATCCGTTCCCATGTAGATGCAGTAAGAAGGCTGATGAGCCCATGCAAACTGGAGCGACTGGGGCGCTGGTTTGGTTCGAGGCGACAAAAGTCTCGAAAGAGCATGGAGTCCATCAAAACAAACGACAAGTAGTCATAATCACAATTCAAATACTGTTTCAGGAGTGCCGCACGAAGAACGGATTCTGCTGATAGTCCGTTCCGCCCAGTGTTCTGTTTATCACCAGAACTTAAGTCCTCATAAATCCAGTCATTGAACTGTGGATGGGCGTCAAGCCATTGCGAGATACCGGAAAGCTGGGAGCAGATTTCATGAGGTACGTAATGGAGTTCCATACTACACTGCGGGTTGCGTTTTTTGCGCATTTGGAGTCCTCTGTTTTTGGCAATCCCTTATGTTTCTTGCTCTTGGGAAGTTTAGTCGCCAGATAGCAGTAGGGCTCCACTTAATTTTTCAGGATAAAATCTACAGTTTTCAATTGGTTGTGTTTTTGGACGAGAACTACATAGCAGTCTGGAATTGGAAAAGAGCCTCATTTTATTGTCTGTGGTACTTCCATTATGGCAATGGGAACTATCAACCAACTGATTCAGCGGGGGCTTGATTTTGTGGTAGTCACGGAGCGTCCGGAAAATGAATTTCCCCTGATAGAGCAGAAAATAGGGAAAAAACTGGACTTGATTTCCGGGGACACTACGGATAACACCGTGTTAGGCAATGCTGGAATTATGAGTTGCCGTGCTTTGTTAGCGCTCACTGATGATGATGCAGCGAACGCATTTATTGTATTGTCTGCGAAAGAAATAAACCCTGAGGTCAGAACCGTACTTGTGGTGAATGATGCTAAAAACATGAAAAAAATCAAACAGGTCAAGGCAGATGTTCTCCTATCGCCACAACTGTTTGGCAGCGAGATTCTGGCCTGTGTGCTCAATGGTGAAACACTGGATCATGCAAAATTGACATCCATGCTGCTCACTTCAGGGCATGGGCTGTTTGATTGAGTCACAAGTTTTTATCACCTGGTTATTAGTAAAACGTTGCCCCC is a window encoding:
- a CDS encoding NAD-binding protein gives rise to the protein MVCGTSIMAMGTINQLIQRGLDFVVVTERPENEFPLIEQKIGKKLDLISGDTTDNTVLGNAGIMSCRALLALTDDDAANAFIVLSAKEINPEVRTVLVVNDAKNMKKIKQVKADVLLSPQLFGSEILACVLNGETLDHAKLTSMLLTSGHGLFD